TCAAAGACCATGAAAGCGATCGCCCATCCAGAAAAACTCGAGGAACGGAAGGTACACCTTCATCCTCCTCCACTGAACGCGACGATAGCAGGTATGAAAACTTGTAAGAATTATAGAAATAACCTTGCAGAAATTTGGGTTTTGTTGAAAGAGTTAATAGTTTGTGGCGGAGGCTGAAAGTGCTAGGATGAAGCCTGCACAGGGCATGAGAGCTAAGTTTCCCCACGTTACAGCAGGAGCGATCGCACACCATGAAGGTTAAGATTTGTGGCATTACGCAGCCAGACCAAGGACGGGCGATCGCCCAACTGGGAGCCGATGCCTTGGGGTTTATCTGTGTGCGATCGTCGCCGCGATACGTGATGCCAGTCCAGATCCACCGCGTGATTGCGGGGATGTCCGATCTGGCATCCGAGCCTGGGTATGTAGGCGTCTTTGCCAATGCTCCCGTAGAGGAGATCGTAGATGTAGTCGCGCAGTCGGGCGTGAACGCAGTTCAACTCCACGGGCAGGAATCTCCAGCATTCTGTGAGCAGCTTCGTGCCGCCTTGCCAGGAATGATGCTGATCAAAGCCTTTCGGATTCGAGTTGCAGAGGATCTATGTTCCCTTAATGCCTTTACTCCCCAGGTGGATGCGCTGCTATTGGATGCCTATCACCCTCATCTGTTGGGCGGAACCGGAAAGACCCTGGATTGGGCAGCTTTACACCAGTTTCAGCCCGATCGCCCCTGGTTTTTGGCAGGTGGCCTAACCCCTGAAAATGTGCAGGATGCCCTAAGCCAGCTTCAGCCCAACTGGATTGATCTATCGAGTGGGGTTGAGCGATCGCCCGGTGACAAAGATTTAACAAAAGTGGCAAAGCTA
The DNA window shown above is from Synechococcales cyanobacterium T60_A2020_003 and carries:
- a CDS encoding phosphoribosylanthranilate isomerase; its protein translation is MKVKICGITQPDQGRAIAQLGADALGFICVRSSPRYVMPVQIHRVIAGMSDLASEPGYVGVFANAPVEEIVDVVAQSGVNAVQLHGQESPAFCEQLRAALPGMMLIKAFRIRVAEDLCSLNAFTPQVDALLLDAYHPHLLGGTGKTLDWAALHQFQPDRPWFLAGGLTPENVQDALSQLQPNWIDLSSGVERSPGDKDLTKVAKLFEALMFLNASKKA